In Thermodesulfovibrionales bacterium, the following are encoded in one genomic region:
- a CDS encoding EAL domain-containing protein, producing MNDLVLQFNRDGRLLRFKGRLEDDLFALSDGSLGKTIREIMPSDVIEPIMNCLEGALQSWEPQHFEYQPRISGRHYDLKFISSGEGTVLLIITDISDYKQATDKIRYLAYYDILTTLPNRYLFHDRLKQAMAHAERNRQLMAILFLDIDNFKQINDTLGHSAGDQLLQDIANRLLSGMRKADSISRLSDGTSEYPGHVVARIGGDEFTVLLTDVSNTQDAAKAAQRLLSALSEPFIIGDNEVFITASVGIAVYPSDGKDIETLLINADVAMYEAKKHGKNNYQYYLESMNKFAVKRFTVENKLRRALDHNEFMLFYQPQIDITTGKVIGVEALIRWLQPDLILIKPDEFIPLAEESGLIIPIGEWVLRTACAENRIWQKAGLKPIRTTVNVSSIQFSQNNFVDGVSQILSDTGLDPSYLQLELTERTIMRDSQSTIMKLHSLQDMGIEIAVDDFGTGYSSLNYLKRFPLSTLKIDYSFVKDLDTSADDRAIVTAIVSLAHNFNLKVIAEGVERRQQMAFLYQCGCEGVQGHLICPPVNSVILGEFIHKEKFLTVLNDCGIKAKGKPKRTGS from the coding sequence ATGAATGATTTGGTGCTGCAATTCAACAGAGACGGAAGATTGCTGAGGTTCAAAGGCCGCCTAGAAGATGATCTGTTTGCACTTTCCGATGGAAGTCTAGGGAAGACCATCCGTGAAATAATGCCCTCAGATGTCATTGAACCTATCATGAATTGTCTGGAGGGAGCCCTGCAAAGCTGGGAGCCGCAGCATTTTGAGTATCAGCCCCGGATAAGTGGTCGTCACTATGATCTGAAATTTATCAGCAGTGGAGAAGGCACCGTATTGCTTATCATAACTGATATCTCAGACTACAAGCAGGCAACAGATAAGATTCGCTATCTTGCATATTACGATATTTTAACCACCCTGCCGAATCGTTACCTGTTTCATGACAGGTTGAAGCAGGCGATGGCTCATGCTGAACGCAACAGACAGTTGATGGCAATATTGTTTCTTGACATAGATAATTTCAAACAGATAAATGACACCCTCGGGCATAGTGCGGGAGACCAGCTGTTGCAAGACATAGCTAATCGATTACTGAGTGGTATGCGAAAAGCGGACAGCATCTCCCGTCTGTCAGATGGAACGTCAGAATATCCAGGGCATGTAGTGGCACGTATTGGCGGTGATGAGTTTACGGTACTGCTTACCGACGTCAGCAACACGCAGGATGCGGCCAAGGCAGCCCAGCGTCTTCTCAGTGCATTGTCAGAGCCTTTCATCATCGGTGACAATGAAGTGTTTATCACTGCCAGTGTGGGCATAGCGGTCTACCCTTCCGATGGTAAAGACATCGAAACTCTGCTCATTAATGCCGATGTGGCGATGTACGAGGCAAAGAAACACGGAAAGAATAATTACCAATATTATTTGGAGTCGATGAATAAGTTTGCGGTTAAGCGATTTACCGTCGAAAATAAGTTACGGAGGGCGTTGGATCATAACGAGTTCATGTTGTTCTATCAGCCGCAAATCGACATAACAACCGGGAAAGTGATCGGTGTTGAGGCTCTGATACGGTGGCTGCAGCCGGACCTCATATTGATTAAACCGGATGAATTTATTCCCCTTGCCGAGGAATCGGGACTCATTATTCCGATTGGAGAATGGGTACTCCGCACGGCCTGCGCAGAAAACAGGATATGGCAAAAGGCCGGCCTTAAGCCGATCCGCACGACAGTAAACGTATCAAGTATCCAGTTCAGCCAGAACAACTTCGTGGACGGCGTATCCCAAATCTTAAGCGACACCGGGTTGGATCCCAGTTATCTGCAATTGGAACTCACTGAGCGTACCATAATGAGAGACTCTCAGAGTACCATTATGAAACTGCACTCATTGCAGGATATGGGAATAGAGATCGCTGTTGATGATTTCGGCACCGGGTATTCTTCGCTGAATTACTTGAAACGCTTCCCCCTATCTACTTTGAAGATCGATTACTCCTTTGTAAAGGATCTCGACACGAGTGCTGATGATCGGGCTATTGTCACCGCAATCGTCAGTTTGGCGCACAATTTTAACTTGAAGGTCATCGCCGAGGGTGTGGAAAGAAGGCAGCAGATGGCTTTTCTCTACCAGTGTGGTTGCGAAGGAGTGCAGGGTCACTTAATCTGTCCGCCCGTGAATTCAGTGATCTTGGGCGAATTTATTCATAAGGAAAAATTCTTGACCGTTCTGAACGATTGCGGCATAAAGGCAAAAGGAAAACCCAAACGAACTGGATCTTGA
- a CDS encoding ABC transporter substrate-binding protein → MGNTIYRKSSLLAVSIFLVVAFPLSSFAGEPTDQIKQTIDDVIKVLNNKELKKPANESERKAKIRSIIENRFDFAEMAKRSLGVHWSKRNPNEQKEFVPLFSDLLEDTYVRKIERYEDEKVQYVGESEEGSHAVVKTKIVATSGTEIPVDYKIFKKGNKWEIYDIIIEGVSLVNNYRTQFNHIISSSSYEELVKRLKAKSVKSPG, encoded by the coding sequence ATGGGAAATACCATTTACAGGAAATCGAGCTTGCTCGCGGTCTCTATCTTCCTTGTTGTTGCTTTTCCCTTGAGTTCTTTTGCGGGCGAGCCGACAGACCAGATAAAGCAGACCATAGATGACGTCATAAAGGTCTTGAATAACAAGGAACTTAAGAAGCCCGCGAACGAGTCTGAGAGAAAGGCCAAGATCCGTTCTATCATCGAGAACAGGTTCGACTTCGCCGAGATGGCAAAGCGCTCATTGGGAGTTCACTGGAGCAAGAGGAATCCGAATGAACAGAAGGAGTTTGTACCATTGTTCTCGGATCTCCTTGAGGATACGTACGTAAGAAAGATAGAGCGGTATGAAGACGAAAAGGTCCAGTATGTGGGTGAGTCGGAGGAAGGTTCTCACGCGGTCGTGAAGACCAAGATAGTAGCCACCTCGGGGACCGAAATACCGGTTGACTACAAGATATTCAAGAAAGGAAATAAGTGGGAGATTTACGACATCATCATCGAGGGTGTCAGCCTTGTGAATAACTACAGAACGCAGTTCAACCATATCATAAGTTCGAGTTCCTATGAGGAACTGGTAAAGAGGCTTAAGGCAAAATCGGTGAAGAGTCCAGGATAA
- a CDS encoding 6-carboxyhexanoate--CoA ligase gives MLKEKEKKKKRKQLGSKPEEALWSVRMRASRRITRSRSMHVSGAEGLYREKAIERILRDYGMRAMNHPRGMPDEVLFTIERMREKPVKVPLLPVRTCQCDSPLDARAVLRAELFKAGISRKAIEKGIKVVTGRTVMRGASLIRALSGVRIEPDRGRGVRVSRIGIEGGRERALSRMLSREGINTATVREALILASKVASCDGVLAELCMSDDPDYTTGYIASRTLGYVRIPMIKERGDSRGGRIFFMREEADAEPLIAYLENKPVIVC, from the coding sequence ATGCTTAAGGAAAAAGAAAAGAAAAAGAAACGGAAACAGCTCGGATCTAAGCCGGAGGAAGCCCTCTGGAGCGTCAGAATGAGGGCATCGAGAAGAATTACCCGTTCTCGGTCGATGCACGTATCCGGAGCTGAGGGCCTTTACAGGGAAAAGGCGATAGAAAGAATTCTCAGAGATTACGGCATGAGGGCTATGAACCACCCGAGGGGTATGCCCGATGAGGTTCTGTTCACTATCGAAAGGATGAGGGAGAAACCGGTCAAAGTGCCTCTCCTGCCCGTAAGGACGTGCCAGTGCGATTCCCCCCTCGACGCGCGGGCCGTTCTTCGTGCGGAGCTCTTCAAGGCCGGCATATCCCGGAAGGCGATAGAGAAAGGGATCAAGGTGGTGACAGGCAGGACGGTCATGCGGGGTGCGTCATTGATACGGGCGCTGTCCGGTGTTCGTATTGAACCGGACAGGGGGCGGGGAGTGAGGGTGTCGAGGATCGGGATAGAGGGGGGCAGGGAAAGGGCCTTGTCGAGAATGCTTTCGCGGGAGGGCATCAACACCGCAACCGTAAGAGAGGCACTGATCCTTGCGTCAAAGGTTGCGTCGTGCGACGGTGTGCTTGCGGAGCTATGCATGTCCGACGATCCCGATTACACGACCGGTTACATCGCATCACGGACGCTCGGTTATGTCCGGATACCCATGATAAAGGAGAGGGGAGACTCCCGCGGAGGAAGGATTTTTTTCATGCGGGAGGAAGCTGATGCCGAACCCCTCATCGCATATCTCGAGAATAAACCTGTCATCGTCTGCTAG
- a CDS encoding TusE/DsrC/DsvC family sulfur relay protein, producing MPTMDFQGKQIEIDKNGYVINVDDWTNELAEHMAKGEGIIMTIAHWEVVNLLRDYYQRHRTAPMIKMLVKEMGKVMGPEKGNTKYLFELYPAGPAKQACKIAGLPTPIGCI from the coding sequence ATGCCGACAATGGATTTTCAAGGGAAGCAGATCGAAATAGATAAGAACGGCTACGTCATTAATGTTGATGATTGGACAAATGAGCTTGCCGAACACATGGCCAAGGGGGAAGGAATCATCATGACCATAGCTCACTGGGAAGTTGTCAATCTTCTCAGGGATTATTACCAGAGGCATCGTACTGCGCCGATGATCAAGATGCTGGTAAAGGAGATGGGGAAAGTCATGGGCCCTGAAAAAGGCAACACGAAGTATCTTTTTGAGCTCTATCCGGCCGGACCTGCAAAGCAAGCCTGTAAGATAGCCGGGCTTCCAACGCCTATTGGATGCATATAA
- a CDS encoding patatin-like phospholipase family protein, whose protein sequence is MVRKIVYCFRFFFFLILVVTLASCEPKNVRTPPQPAKVALVLGAGTSKGFAHIGVLKVLESNGIPIHMIVGTSVGSFVGSFYAYGYNAFQLQKISFGIEKSDLIDYTVPDNGFVRGEKLEEYVNRYLRNTPMEKLKTPFYAVATDIQSGREMVFASGNTGTAVRASCSVPGVFRPVKIGERSYVDGGVVSPVAVDAAKRLGADIVIAVDLSAVVEGKAPESTVDTILQSLNIMYAKLASLQISRADVVIRPKVESIAPDDFSKRHEAILEGEKAATEALPRIRSMIDTLRREGRL, encoded by the coding sequence ATGGTCAGAAAGATAGTGTACTGCTTCAGATTCTTTTTTTTCTTAATCCTTGTGGTGACGCTTGCCTCATGCGAGCCAAAGAACGTCCGGACCCCTCCACAGCCTGCGAAGGTCGCCCTCGTGCTCGGCGCAGGGACATCGAAAGGATTCGCCCACATCGGCGTCCTGAAGGTGCTCGAATCAAATGGGATACCGATCCATATGATAGTCGGGACGAGCGTCGGGAGTTTTGTCGGCAGCTTCTACGCTTACGGCTACAACGCCTTTCAACTCCAGAAGATCTCCTTCGGCATCGAAAAAAGCGACCTGATCGACTATACGGTCCCTGATAACGGGTTCGTGAGGGGCGAGAAGCTCGAAGAGTATGTCAACAGGTACCTCAGAAACACACCCATGGAGAAGTTGAAAACTCCTTTCTATGCGGTCGCAACAGACATCCAGAGCGGCAGGGAAATGGTTTTTGCGAGCGGAAACACGGGAACAGCGGTGAGGGCGAGTTGCTCAGTCCCCGGGGTATTCAGACCTGTTAAGATCGGTGAACGGTCCTATGTCGATGGAGGAGTCGTGAGTCCCGTGGCGGTCGACGCCGCGAAGAGGCTCGGTGCCGATATCGTCATCGCGGTCGACCTCTCCGCGGTCGTCGAAGGAAAGGCTCCGGAAAGTACCGTGGACACGATACTCCAGTCCCTAAACATCATGTACGCGAAGCTCGCCTCCCTGCAGATTTCGAGGGCTGACGTCGTGATAAGGCCGAAGGTGGAATCTATAGCTCCTGATGATTTTTCGAAGAGGCACGAGGCGATCCTTGAAGGCGAAAAGGCCGCGACAGAGGCGCTTCCCCGCATCAGGAGCATGATCGATACCCTGAGACGCGAGGGGAGGCTGTAA
- a CDS encoding O-methyltransferase, translating into MVKITAPKIQDYLMGLAREDDRRIIEMERIARDRSFPAVDRLVGQLLSLLTRMKKPRLVVELGSGFGYSAYWFARALERGRVVLTDYDEENINYARETFRKAGFARRAEFRVGDAIEIAREYRQIDILFIDIEKHQYFEAIRTLLPNLSRNALVIADNALWYGKVTGKKRDRETQGIKKFNRFMSGHSDFLTTILPLRDGVLVAYKLS; encoded by the coding sequence ATGGTGAAGATAACCGCGCCGAAGATTCAAGACTATTTAATGGGGCTCGCAAGGGAGGACGATAGACGCATCATCGAAATGGAGAGGATCGCGAGAGACCGGAGCTTCCCCGCAGTCGACAGACTCGTCGGACAGTTGCTCTCTCTTCTGACAAGGATGAAGAAGCCCCGGCTCGTCGTGGAACTCGGTTCGGGTTTCGGGTATTCCGCATACTGGTTTGCGAGGGCACTCGAGAGGGGCAGAGTTGTCCTGACGGATTACGATGAGGAAAACATCAACTATGCACGGGAGACGTTCCGGAAAGCCGGGTTCGCACGCAGAGCCGAGTTCAGGGTCGGAGACGCGATAGAGATAGCAAGGGAGTACCGGCAGATAGACATCCTCTTCATAGACATAGAGAAACACCAGTATTTCGAAGCCATCCGGACACTCCTGCCGAATCTCAGCAGGAATGCTCTCGTCATCGCCGATAATGCCTTGTGGTACGGGAAGGTCACGGGAAAGAAGAGAGACAGAGAAACCCAGGGAATAAAGAAATTCAACCGCTTCATGTCCGGCCACAGTGATTTTCTCACGACGATCCTCCCTCTCCGGGACGGCGTCCTCGTGGCATACAAGTTGTCATAG
- a CDS encoding diacylglycerol kinase family protein has protein sequence MKESILLIANPAARRASSRSIEKAAALFRSKGYEVTISLTRQRGEAEELAKKASRDRLSLVVAAGGDGTFNEVVNGLAYTDTPMAILPMGTTNVLAKELGIPEILEGAVARAIKGSGRSVSLGKITANHPPSGSVTRYFCLMAGIGFDGEAVYRFRSSLKRYSGRAAYVLSGLKTLLSYAPEPLLFSVDGNSRRGYSAIVGKASRYGGNFQVTPDAALTDPHFHLVIMEGKKRRDVLRYVCGIVAGGHLGFRDISYLKADAIRIEGRAAVQVDGDYLGFTPAEITVAPQAVKLVY, from the coding sequence ATGAAGGAATCGATCCTGCTCATAGCGAATCCGGCCGCGCGACGGGCATCATCAAGAAGCATAGAAAAGGCAGCGGCCCTTTTCCGTTCGAAAGGATACGAAGTGACCATATCTCTCACGAGGCAGAGGGGGGAGGCTGAGGAGCTTGCGAAAAAAGCGTCGCGTGATCGTCTGTCGCTTGTCGTTGCCGCAGGCGGAGACGGCACATTCAATGAAGTGGTGAACGGGTTGGCGTATACCGATACCCCGATGGCGATCCTGCCGATGGGAACCACGAATGTGCTCGCCAAAGAGCTCGGCATCCCCGAGATCCTGGAAGGGGCGGTAGCCAGAGCGATAAAGGGAAGCGGCCGCAGCGTCTCGCTCGGGAAGATAACGGCCAATCATCCTCCTTCCGGGAGCGTGACCCGTTATTTCTGCCTCATGGCGGGAATAGGATTTGACGGTGAGGCGGTGTATCGGTTCCGTTCTTCTCTGAAAAGATATTCGGGACGGGCAGCCTATGTCCTCAGCGGATTGAAGACCCTCCTGAGCTATGCTCCCGAGCCCCTCCTCTTTTCTGTGGACGGAAACAGCCGGAGAGGATACTCGGCAATCGTGGGCAAGGCCTCGAGATACGGCGGAAATTTTCAGGTGACGCCCGATGCAGCCCTCACCGACCCTCATTTCCACCTCGTGATCATGGAAGGGAAGAAGCGCCGGGATGTTCTCAGATACGTCTGCGGAATCGTTGCGGGAGGCCATCTCGGGTTTCGTGACATAAGCTATCTGAAGGCCGATGCGATCCGCATCGAGGGTCGAGCCGCCGTTCAGGTTGACGGAGATTATCTCGGCTTTACCCCTGCCGAGATAACCGTTGCTCCTCAGGCGGTGAAACTTGTCTATTGA
- a CDS encoding PAS domain S-box protein, with amino-acid sequence MDLQGNREKEMGQQPSCEGEGEKKRNDIPGVEARYRAIFERSPDGILIIDAEGKVVEFNETAHRRLGYTREEFAKLRISDIDPFQSPEEIRATISEVLRRGSAEFEVRHRAKGGEIQDVLVITKTMELAGRTVFQTLWHDITDRKRAEAELRRYRERLEELVRERTGDLTRVNEELQRDIAVRRSAEEKVKDSEERFRLISETSMDAIFQIDLRGVITYCSPAVEQFGYAPGEIIGNHFITYVLPSEAQKAKEAFQAAVFGQSVKQLALQMMGKDGTSRHCEINVTPVIKNGQVAGIQGIARDVSERKKAEQALIESETRYRMLFESAGDGIFILDAEDGKKGQIVDANRSAAKMHGYTVEELVGLNIADLDTPDVAERIPERIERMLTGEWITAELTHRRKDGTVFPVEIDGGLLELGNHKYILAFDRNITERRSAEQEREKLILELQDALDKIKTLRGLIPMCAWCKKIRDDKGYWKRVEVYIKEHSDASFTHGICPDCMKIISPEAYEERFKNDDAAKT; translated from the coding sequence ATGGATCTCCAGGGAAATAGAGAAAAAGAAATGGGGCAGCAACCCTCATGCGAAGGTGAGGGGGAAAAAAAGAGGAACGACATCCCTGGAGTGGAAGCCCGCTATCGGGCGATATTCGAGCGGTCTCCGGACGGTATCCTCATTATAGATGCCGAGGGGAAAGTGGTCGAATTCAATGAGACTGCCCACCGCCGGCTCGGTTACACACGGGAGGAGTTCGCGAAGCTCCGTATCTCCGATATCGACCCCTTTCAGAGCCCGGAGGAGATAAGGGCCACTATCAGTGAAGTCTTACGCAGGGGGAGTGCCGAATTTGAAGTCCGGCACCGTGCCAAAGGTGGCGAAATACAGGATGTCCTTGTGATTACGAAGACCATGGAACTGGCTGGTCGTACGGTCTTTCAGACGCTCTGGCATGATATCACTGATCGCAAGCGGGCCGAAGCGGAACTGAGGAGATACCGCGAACGTCTGGAAGAACTGGTGCGGGAACGTACGGGAGACCTTACGAGGGTGAATGAGGAGCTACAACGGGATATCGCCGTCCGCCGGAGTGCGGAGGAAAAGGTGAAAGACAGTGAGGAAAGGTTCCGTCTCATCTCGGAGACGAGCATGGATGCTATCTTCCAGATCGACTTACGGGGAGTGATAACCTATTGCTCTCCTGCAGTGGAACAGTTTGGCTATGCCCCGGGAGAGATCATCGGGAATCATTTCATTACGTACGTCCTTCCCTCTGAAGCCCAAAAGGCGAAGGAGGCTTTTCAGGCGGCGGTCTTCGGACAGAGCGTAAAACAGCTGGCACTGCAGATGATGGGAAAAGACGGGACATCGAGACATTGTGAAATCAACGTTACCCCGGTGATCAAGAACGGACAGGTCGCGGGGATTCAGGGGATTGCCCGAGACGTCAGTGAACGCAAGAAGGCGGAACAGGCGTTGATCGAGAGCGAAACCCGATACAGGATGCTCTTCGAAAGTGCGGGTGACGGTATCTTCATCCTTGATGCCGAGGATGGGAAAAAAGGCCAAATCGTCGATGCGAACCGGTCAGCTGCAAAAATGCACGGATATACCGTCGAGGAACTCGTAGGTCTCAACATCGCAGACCTTGACACCCCCGATGTAGCAGAACGAATCCCGGAGCGTATCGAACGAATGCTCACGGGGGAGTGGATTACCGCAGAGCTTACCCATCGAAGGAAAGACGGCACCGTCTTCCCAGTCGAGATTGACGGCGGACTCCTTGAACTCGGAAACCATAAATATATTCTCGCCTTTGACCGGAATATAACCGAGCGCAGGTCAGCCGAGCAGGAACGGGAAAAACTCATTCTCGAACTCCAGGACGCACTCGACAAGATTAAGACCTTGAGGGGATTGATCCCGATGTGCGCCTGGTGCAAGAAGATACGCGATGATAAGGGATATTGGAAGAGGGTCGAGGTCTATATCAAGGAGCATTCAGACGCTTCCTTTACCCACGGCATCTGCCCCGACTGCATGAAGATAATAAGCCCTGAGGCATACGAAGAAAGATTCAAGAATGATGATGCCGCCAAGACATAG
- a CDS encoding TIGR01777 family oxidoreductase, translated as MTGASGFIGSHLTRAFESKGWRVVRLGRDEFGLSDEAFSAGIEGADVVINLAGATIAARWTEEYKKTIASSRIGTTEKLVRALKQLGKKPRLFVSTSAIGIYKTKGVHTEEDTDYATDFLGKLAVEWERTAITANDAGIRTVIFRFGVVLGADGGALAKMLTPFRMGLGGMIGDGNQPFSWVHIEDLVRAYFAVMAGDRYEGIYNLTAPNPTTNKGLTEALGAALHKTTFVRVPAFVLRLQLGEAAKLLLEGQTVLPKRLLESGFTFTFTDIKEAIGDLVKPAD; from the coding sequence ATGACCGGAGCCAGTGGCTTCATCGGAAGCCATCTCACGAGGGCCTTCGAGTCGAAGGGCTGGCGGGTAGTCAGGCTCGGCCGGGACGAGTTCGGCCTGAGTGACGAAGCCTTTTCAGCGGGGATAGAGGGTGCCGATGTCGTGATTAACCTTGCCGGAGCTACCATTGCTGCCAGATGGACCGAAGAGTATAAAAAGACTATCGCGAGCAGCAGAATCGGCACTACGGAGAAGCTTGTCAGGGCGCTGAAACAGCTGGGGAAGAAGCCCCGTCTTTTCGTCTCGACCTCTGCCATCGGCATCTACAAAACCAAAGGGGTCCATACGGAAGAGGACACAGACTATGCCACGGACTTCCTGGGCAAGTTGGCTGTCGAGTGGGAAAGGACTGCAATTACGGCAAACGATGCAGGGATTAGGACCGTGATCTTTCGCTTCGGCGTGGTCCTTGGGGCTGACGGGGGGGCGCTGGCGAAGATGCTCACGCCCTTCAGAATGGGGCTCGGCGGGATGATCGGCGACGGGAATCAACCGTTCTCATGGGTCCACATTGAAGACCTCGTCCGAGCTTATTTTGCCGTCATGGCCGGGGACCGGTATGAGGGGATCTATAACCTCACGGCCCCGAATCCGACGACAAATAAGGGCCTGACGGAGGCCCTCGGTGCCGCACTCCATAAGACGACCTTTGTGAGGGTTCCGGCCTTCGTCCTCAGACTTCAGCTCGGCGAGGCGGCAAAGCTTCTCCTGGAGGGCCAGACCGTTCTTCCGAAAAGGCTTCTCGAAAGCGGCTTCACCTTCACCTTCACCGATATCAAGGAAGCGATCGGAGATCTGGTAAAACCGGCTGACTAA
- a CDS encoding secondary thiamine-phosphate synthase enzyme YjbQ, protein MIRYINVKSRTRNEFIDISDKIQEAIKEEGITSGICYIYVPHTTAGVTINEGADTSVQRDVQSAFSKLIPVEADYYHREGNADAHIKSTLVGVSEFVFIDEGKLLLGTWQAVYFCEFDGPRHRRVAIKLLKTA, encoded by the coding sequence ATGATCAGGTACATAAACGTCAAGAGCCGGACGCGGAATGAATTTATTGACATATCAGATAAGATCCAGGAGGCCATTAAGGAAGAAGGGATAACGAGCGGAATCTGTTACATCTACGTACCTCATACTACCGCGGGCGTCACGATCAATGAGGGCGCCGACACCTCTGTCCAACGTGATGTCCAGAGTGCCTTCAGTAAACTCATACCCGTCGAAGCGGACTACTATCATCGTGAGGGAAATGCCGACGCCCATATCAAGTCGACCCTTGTCGGCGTTTCAGAATTCGTCTTCATAGACGAAGGGAAACTCCTTCTCGGGACGTGGCAGGCCGTATACTTCTGCGAGTTTGACGGACCGAGACATAGGCGAGTGGCGATCAAGCTTCTCAAGACAGCCTGA
- the lpxK gene encoding tetraacyldisaccharide 4'-kinase: protein MGPLEYIYYLGYSFKKSLDVKKEKRLPKRVVSVGNMTVGGTGKTPAVIAIAERARGYGYRPCILTRGYGGKAKGPCFVSRGDGALIGVDEAGDEPVLLAERLRGIPVVKGKDRFAAGMFALQSLNPEPELFILDDGFQHRKLYRDRNILLVDSTNPFGNGKLLPLGRLREPLSEMKRADIIVITKTSHTFHKVSGLSPDGMPCVSLPPSPSAEETTRSLLSEIKRYSPSATVFLSGSIPTGLKNLSGSVFPPHLLSGKRVFGFCGIGNPDSFRKTLMSVEADVRDMAVFRDHIRYSGRHIRKIWQDARKCRADWIVTTEKDIMKLTGLSLPDELRESLVSLGIEFVIDNDFFEKTFREE, encoded by the coding sequence ATGGGACCGTTAGAGTATATCTACTACCTCGGCTATTCCTTTAAGAAATCACTGGACGTAAAGAAAGAGAAGAGACTGCCGAAGAGGGTTGTGAGTGTGGGAAACATGACGGTCGGCGGGACGGGAAAGACACCGGCAGTCATCGCGATTGCGGAAAGGGCACGGGGATACGGCTACAGACCCTGCATCCTCACGCGGGGATACGGCGGGAAGGCGAAGGGACCCTGTTTTGTGAGCAGGGGGGACGGAGCCCTGATCGGAGTCGATGAGGCGGGTGATGAACCGGTGCTCCTGGCTGAGCGGTTGAGGGGTATTCCCGTTGTGAAGGGAAAAGACAGATTCGCTGCAGGAATGTTCGCCCTTCAGTCCCTGAACCCAGAGCCCGAGCTATTTATTCTCGATGACGGTTTCCAGCACAGGAAGCTCTACCGTGATAGAAACATCCTCCTCGTTGACAGTACCAATCCGTTCGGAAACGGTAAACTCCTCCCCTTGGGGAGACTGCGCGAGCCCCTCAGTGAAATGAAGAGGGCCGACATCATCGTGATAACAAAAACATCTCATACGTTTCACAAGGTGTCCGGTCTCTCGCCCGATGGCATGCCTTGCGTATCGCTCCCGCCATCGCCTTCGGCTGAAGAGACCACACGGTCTCTTCTGAGCGAGATAAAAAGATACAGTCCTTCGGCAACGGTATTCCTCTCAGGCAGCATTCCGACGGGGCTAAAAAACCTTTCAGGCTCGGTCTTCCCTCCTCACCTCCTCTCCGGCAAGAGGGTATTCGGTTTCTGCGGTATCGGGAATCCCGATTCCTTCCGGAAGACATTGATGAGCGTCGAGGCAGACGTGAGAGACATGGCGGTCTTCAGAGATCATATCAGATACAGTGGACGTCATATCCGGAAGATCTGGCAGGATGCGCGGAAATGCCGTGCAGACTGGATTGTCACAACAGAAAAGGATATAATGAAGCTCACAGGACTCTCTCTCCCGGATGAGCTCAGGGAGAGTCTCGTTTCCTTGGGAATCGAATTTGTTATCGATAACGACTTCTTTGAGAAGACATTCAGGGAGGAGTAG
- a CDS encoding universal stress protein — translation MIAIDFSQATSILLSEIKKFDQFLSAKVWLIHVAAPDPDFAGYELGPQSMRDEAAREFRKEHVALQNEVHAFRDMGVDATALMVQGQTAESILKEADRLKAELIVIGSHGHGAVHHLLVGSVSEHVLRKAKCPVLVVPTHKTEGG, via the coding sequence TTGATCGCTATCGATTTTTCGCAAGCCACATCGATCTTGCTGTCCGAGATTAAAAAATTTGACCAATTTCTCTCCGCGAAGGTTTGGCTTATCCATGTTGCGGCACCGGATCCTGACTTCGCCGGTTACGAGCTTGGACCACAAAGCATGCGCGACGAGGCAGCTCGGGAATTTCGCAAGGAACACGTGGCGTTACAGAACGAGGTGCATGCATTCCGGGATATGGGAGTGGACGCAACCGCTTTGATGGTGCAGGGGCAGACCGCTGAATCAATTCTCAAGGAGGCGGACAGATTAAAGGCCGAGTTGATCGTTATCGGGTCACACGGACATGGAGCTGTCCATCATCTCCTCGTTGGAAGCGTGAGCGAACACGTTCTCCGAAAGGCCAAGTGCCCCGTTCTTGTCGTCCCGACGCATAAGACGGAGGGCGGCTAG